CGCATTTCACCAGCCTTGGCTCCAGCGATGATGCCAGCCTTGCCAACCAAAGAATCTGTCAATGTAGACTTTCCATGGTCAACGTGAGCAATGACAGACATGTTACGGATGTTCCTCTTCTTGTCCATCATGACACGAATTTCATCTACTGTgaagttcacctgtaaaaataatacaaatgaCACTTTATTCATAATAACAATGACActttaaatgaatttcatcTAACAAAACAGATTTGCCTTGTCCCTCAAGCTAGACCCCAAATATTCTTAACTGTCAACTTGAAGGGAAAGTTAATAAGGGGAATCAACCGAATACCGGAAAAATGTACCTGATGCACTACATCTTATCAAATACTTCTAACCATTATAAAAAGCATACAAAAAACTGGTCAAAATGTCGGAATACAACGACATGACAAGGAAATCTCACATCTGTTGTAACAACCCGTTATCTTCCccatcttttctttccaacgtGTCAAGACCCAAGTCATGAGAACACgaatattaaaattaataataacgaaacgaaaagacCCTGTCGAGAATCTATTTCCCATTCAATAAAATCGCCATCGCTTCATAATTATAATGATGATATTAATTGTTAGAATTCTTTACCATTTTCGATGATATTGGATAAACTGCTGCCGAAGTTCACAAGAAGACGGGTACAGAGAGAGCCCGTCTAGAAAAAGAGGACGATGAGATGGTAGAGACCTCTAAAGTAAGCTAAAAAATCACCTCCCTTTATTAACAAAACCACGTACTGTCCGCGTTGTCGAGCAACAAatattacattttttgtttcttttcgagTTAAAAGTGTAACTGaaaattttcctattttctgaaataaattgttatgatttaaaaagttattttaattgaatgtgaatattttcatttatttctatGTGAACCCTAGTCAACAGTGCGTTGCTAGTTCACTTTTTTGCCGTCACTTTTTGCAGTTCGTCCATTGCAGTTAAAACCATGGCTGACGTGAGTATTTCTTCTAAAATTTAGATTAAATCCAAAATAATGTTTGACATCCTTCGTTATTTGTACATGAAGAAGTTAGAAATTGCTGAACAATTCAATTTTACGTCTTATAGTGGGGAAATTTGTGGAATGGATATTACTTTACATGGTTCGGGAATCGGCTTTTTTCCTCTTAGCACTAATTCACTCATGTTTGATATTCTGTTTGATGGTAGACCGAAGATCCGACCAAGAAGAAGCGTACCTTCCGCAAATTCACCTTCCGCGGGGTGGATTTGGACCAGCTGCTGGACATGTCCATGTAAGTTTTgcatttcttaattttctgCTAACTTCAGAATTAGACTAATGACTTGTTGGATATGCAACATAGGGATCAGCTCCTTGAGATGCTGAGCTCCAGAGTCCGTCGTCGCTTCCGCCGCGGACTTAAGAGGAAGCACATGGCTTTGTTGAAGAAATTGCGAGGAGCCAAGAAAGAAGCTCTTGAGAATGAGAAGCCTGCAGTTGTCAAAACTCACCTTCGCAACATGATCATTGTCCCAGAGATGGTTGGATCCATTGTTGGTGTTTACAATGGAAAAGTCTTCAACAGCGTCGAAGTCAAGGTAGCCGATTTTCTTAAGAGCTTCTGATGTGCAATTCAACTAATGTgctttgattctttttattaGCCTGAAATGATTGGACATCATTTGGGCGAGTTCAGCATCTGTTACAAGCCTGTCAAGCACGGTCGCCCAGGTATTGGTGCCACTCACAGCTCTCGCTTCATCCCATTGAAGTAAATTGCAGTTGATTTGTCACTTCAAGGTCAATAAACATCCTTCTTGGCCTGAAaactgtttatttattttatttactggAGTACATCCCTAAAGCTGGGTGCTTGTGAAAAGAACGGGTCTTAGTGTTTGTCATCTGTGCCGAATTGTTTTTAGGTTTCTTGGTTTGCTGATTCCCTTTGATTTTGGAATTTGGTTCATGTTGAGGAGAAGTGAAGTTCTTTAAGAAATAGGTGTTAGTAAATTCATTCAAGGATGAAAGGGTAGCTAGATAGAAATACCTTCATCCATTCCCCTTTCAAAAGTGCAATGATATTTGCATTTGGTCCAAAGCCATATTCATCAGTAGattgaattttctttgtgAGCTGTTCAAAGTCTTCTGATATCAATTCAGTTGCGTTCGGTTCAGGTTTCGGTAGCAGTAATTCAACGCAAGCTATAGGCTGCATTAGCATTCGTAAATCATCACCTTAATATCATCATACGAACGCAGTTAATTATTGAGCATTACGCTTTCATGTGTTCTGCATACTTACAAGGAATAAGAGCATAGGTTGCGAAAGTGTTAATTTCCTTGGCTATTAACAGGGTTTCTTTGTTCCTGAatacaattattttcaaatgaatttagtATTTCCCGCAAATTTATTGCCTTGCTTTCCTAATTATACTTGGCTAGTTTGCACAGAGCTTCCCAGCGGTAGCTGTTAGCAGACGTGTTCGTATCGCTAGAAAGCAAAACGCATCGGCCATATGCGTACGACCGACACAAATCCATTGGATAAGTTACTGCTGTGATGGTCAGGTTCTGTGGAAGGTCTAGAAAAAGATTTGTTTAATTAGgtatttgaaatgaattttgtaaTATAAAGGTATACCTGTTTGAGAAGGGCGTAAATCAACAAACAAGTCTTCGACTTTCGCAACCACCTCGGGACCGTTGTtaggaaaattaaattttagatcAAAAGGACGCCTTTTTGCCCAACTCTGTGAAACATGAATGTACAGTATAATCAAATACAATTATGTCTCGCATAAAAAATACCTACTTTACAAATAGCTTCCATGGAAATATCGAGTCCCTTAATTGGTAACGAATGAACGCGAACTTTTTCCGACACTACAGAATCCTTCAAGAAGTTTTTGTTGCCGATCTCTAGGACCTatataagtaaaataaatgttatagTCACGGAATAGTATAACATCAACTGGTAAAAAAGTACTTGAATCTGAACATTGGATGCATCACGAGTGGAATGAAAAAATTCGTCGATTTCttgttcaacttttccttcccAATGAACGGCTATTATGGTTATCaacaattctttttccttcttttcttttagctCCTGTTAAATTATCAAATGTTACATGAATAGAAATATACATAAAAAGGTTATGCCTTGCTTTGAACTGTTTGATTGTATTTTGCAATGCAGAACAGATGTTGCTCAAcagtttttgctttttctctaTCAAATTCGACCCGAACCCAGCATTCTGTAAAGTAACAAAATACCATCAGGATAAGACAGATGCACACTCATGAAGTATGTGTTATTTTGTACATTgttgttaataattttaatggtGTCGTCAAAAGCTTTGTTAAATCCAGGAAGAGAAAGGTGCTTCATGTCTTGCAAAGACAGTACATTTGTAAACATATTCTCTCCGACAATTGCCATGCCAAAATGAGTCCATGAAGTTGTTCGGCCCAAGACGGCTGTTTCCTTCAGGATCTACAATTTGGCAGGAAATGATACTATAAAGTAGCAATCGACCACgaatcttttttcatttgtgaAATGTATATGCTGTTACCCCAAGAACAGTAGTGAGACGACAGTCTCGGGGTAGAAATTTTCGGTTGTCTACAATGATAAAGCGCATTTCACTCTGAGTCTCTGACTAATAGCTTCTTGATTGTGAAGATCTCAAAACTTGAGAAAACGTGGGTCAAGAACGTGTGTTACTCTTACAAAGTTTCAAAAAGAATGAGCGCCTCAATCAGATTCAGTAGCACGTTGCCAGGTTAAAGTAGTCGTTGATTTGGTTGGACTTTGGCGTCAGTTCGAGTTCGTCTGCTGCCAAAGTCAGCCAATTTCCTTATGAAACTGTTTAGAAAGCTTTTCTTGCCTTAGTATTGTAATTTCATTGACAGTTTGTTcgattttattcttattaatTACTAATCTGAACTAAACATGGAAACTGAAAATATTGACATGATGGAGGATGGAGAAGTTGACGAAACCAACGAGGTGAGTCATTAACTAGTTAACCAATTTATCGTTTGGAAGAAAAGTGGTAGTACTTGAATTACTAGATGTACCTCTTGGAATCAAATAGTACAAGTTTTTTACATTGCATTTTAGGTGGATTTTAAGCGAGAAAGGAAAGTTTCAGAAAGCATAAGGaactcattttcttcattagatgaagaaaaacttaagAAACGAGCTGAAAGATTTGGAATTGACCCTGATTCAACAAAAGTGGCACCAGTTACAAAAGAacaaatgaaagaattatatgAAAGGTGTTCAAAACAAATTAACTTACATTTCCAAATTAACTAATGTgttttgttctcttttcttaGCTTGGAAATACcagatgaagaaataaaaaatattttggaatCTGACATGTCTGAACCTGGTACTCATGTATTAAATCATCGATTTGAAGCTATTCACTTAAGAGGAACAGAAGACATGAACACTCAGAACGTCTTTGATTATTTCAAGGGATATGCTCCTGCCTCTATTGAATGGATTAATGATTATTCATGTAAATTAACATTTTACATTGTTCTAATTCAAACCTAATGAAAATTATATGTTTTCAGGTAATGTAGTGTGGTTAGAGCCTTGGCAAGCAGCTCGAGCAATCCTTGAGCGTTCGAGTCGAAATGTAGTTGTCCAACCCACAAAAAGTAACGTTGAAGGGGAAGCAATGGACCACGAAGAGTCAGTTAGTGAGCCTGCTCTTCCCATTCCAACACCACCTGGGATTTGGCGATTGGGCTTTGAGTATCAGTATGCTAAAGCTTTAATTATGCGTTTCGCCACGAGAGCAGATCGCAAAATAAAAGGGGCTGAACGATTAAGTCACTACTATCGTAATCATGGGAATCCCAACTACGGTGGGTTGGCGGGTCTCATCAGTTCCTCTCGGAAACGACGCTTCCATGGCAAACCCGATCCTACAGAGCAGGTTGACTCAAAAAATCCTTGGGGATCACTTGCTGAAGCATGGGGAGCCAGTGAACCTGCTGAACCATGGGAAGCCAGTGAGCCTGCTGAAAATTGGGAGCGAAGACCTGAAGGTATATGTcttgttctcccaaaaaaaagggggtaaaatttttacattataCTTGATTTTTCGCACAGGAAAACGTCCTATTGGAACCGGTTTGCCTTCCGCTCTGGTGCGACGTTTAGGTCATCAACCTCCCCGCCCATCTCCTTCCCGATCACGAGACACAGAATCTGATGCGTCTGATAGTTGGGATACGACAGATAGCGAATCTGGATCGTGTAGCAGCCAGAGTTCAAATCAAGAGGTTGGTCgtagcaagaaaaaaagaattcggaTGCGAATGTATGCtgacgaagaggaagaaagaagcagaagaaaaaatctacaCGCAAGGCTTGCTGACCCCCACCCAGAAAAGAACGGTCTATCTGGCAAAGCCCGCACTTCTAGACCAGTACACACTCGACTTGGCCCAAACGTCGATGTCTTGCCGGCAGCCATGCCCATTTCCACGCGTAGTGATTTGCGTCAACGACTTGGATCGTCAGCTCCCAAAAGTCCAGTTGATTCAGTTTTACTCCGTGGAACGCTTATATCTGCCGACCAAGAAGGACCACATTTGGAAAACGCCAAGATTGATTTGAGAAGTAAATTACAAAGCAGGCTTGGATCTAAATGAAGATGATCAACCAGCTGTCTGTTGTGTCAAACTCGTTAtaatccaatttttaaaatctggcCCCATTTTTGCAAACATCGATTTTCATGAATTAAACTTGTGGTTTATTCGGATTACTATTGGAAGCAATATAACATGAGTAAAGTGTTGAAATTAAACCATAACTTgtctaataatttttcttagaTTAAGTTGGAAATAAATTCATGATACAAATTATGCTTCGGCTTTGCTCAGGCCTTTTTTTGTAAACCACTCGTCTGAGTGATCAGCCGCCAATGCATCGCTTAACAGACCGTCAGCTGCTGGATCCATCCGAGACAATTCCCGAAACCCTTCATctccaacaaaacaaatttcatgaCCATCCtagtaataaaacaaaattttagatATAATCTAATAGTTTAATACGATAAAATGTATTTGTGTTACTGGATCAGCCAAGATGACGACTTGAACAGTTGCTTTTCCCGGGGTATCTAAGCTGACAAATGGAGTTAGAATAGTTCCATCGGCTGCTTTAACTTCAGACTCGATtgatttcagctgagatgatGGACATGAAAAAGCAATCCGACCAAAAGCTTTGCAATGCTCAACCTTCTCACCTTTACATtaaagtaatttaaaaatccaaaaattatttatcagATATGATTGGGAACTTACCaatgaattttaattcaagCTTGGCTTGGTCATCAGCATAGCCTAACAATGCTTGTTTTTCACTCTGCTCATACAGTTTCAATTTGAGCAATTCTGTCCAATAGGTAAGAGACTGGTCCTTTTTAGAAATAGCCAAAGTTACTTTCTGCACAGgatctttaaaataataatcaaacaatatttaagaatttattagtattgaaattagtagtatattatatatacctgTATCAGTAGGTTGAAGTTCATCCACAATGTAAAATTTATAACCACCTGGTGCTTCTAGATAAGGTGCTTCTAGATCTTTATCATGGATAGGCCACCCAAGAGCTTCAGCATTTTGTAAGACTTGGCTTGATTTTATGGTGAGTCCTACAAAATCATTTCCTAACTTGTAAGAGGAAAGTCCATAGTTGTAagttctaaaaaataaaaaaagatttgagtATGATGTAGTACCATAAAACATATTATTTAAAAGGCAACTTACAATTCACAAACAAAATGGTTATCCTCAGGTCCATATCCTATCATTGTTTTGCTCCATTTTCCATCATATGGTCTATACATGCCAAAATCAAGATAATGataaaaccaattttaaatTGCAGAGATTCATCAAATTTAAGCATGATCAAAGAAGCAGAAGCATACCCATTGCAAGCTGCTTTACAGCCTTCTTCAAATTCCTCATGCCGCAATatctgaaaaaacaaaacaaaactggaatgaaaaaaaatgtgcttAAATTATGTTGCTAAATGAGATCTAGTTCACCTTCATGCCCAAAACAtctttataaaattttattgtttgggTTCGATTGCCAACTTTGAACACAAAATGAAGAGCTCGCCTTCCGGACATTTCAGTTGGTCCAGTTGGACAGTTAACGGAATGTATGGAGTCACGATTTGGTAAAGAAAGCTTCGAGAACAATTATATTGATCCGGTGTTGGGTGACAGCTGGATCAGAGATTAAATTCAGGCAGAACTGTACGGTGAAATACTGAAATGACGCGACGAGTCGATGACGATTAAAAGAGTCAAGCAGACGACGTTTCCGACCCGGTAAACAACAATGGCGTGTGTCTCACGTGGTCTCTGTATTTCCAAAATCAGTATTTGGTTTATGAAAGTGAACGTACGAGGCTTTGCTCGATACGTTCATCGAAATCCCATAAAGATTTTTTCATTAGAAGAGGCTAAAAAACTAAGCAATAATCCATCGTTAATTTTTGAAGATTCGTTAAGTGATGTCCCGCCACCGAGCAAAAAAGAACAAGCACGCCCGAAAAATTTTGCTGCTGAACATCCCAGCAGAACTGCTGATAAGtatgacaagaaaaaagacgcCGTTTTGATCGAGAAAAGCGcattaaacatttcaaaaccTCATGTGATTGATGTAAAGAAGAAACATGAAACCAACAACGCCAACCAGCATGTGAAAGACCAAATTACTATTACAGCATGTGGTGaatcagttgtacaggatatTGTCACAGATAAACAAACTTCCGAGAGAAAATTAAGGTATTAAAGTTCTAGATTGCAATTATGTCTTTATATTATTACATGATTTTTCAGCTCTGTTATTCAAACTGTCAAGTCAAGCAGAGCCAGAAAAGCTTCTGGTAAAATTTTGTTGGAAGGAGAGAGATTAATAGCTGATGCAATGAATGCTGGAGCACATGcagagacaatttttttcaGTGACACTAAACTGTTAACCACactccctttaaaaaaatatccatcTATCCAGCTTTATCAAGTTCAATATGGGAAAATCCAACTTTGGTCAGACTTAACAACTAGTCCTGGAATTATGGGTATAAAtaacattattattaaatatgtattttgaattcaaacacTAATAAGCTGTGGTTTTAATTATCCTCTGATAAAGGTATTTTTGATGTGACAAAGCAAACAAATTCTGACATACCCCATCACATCCCATTAACAATAATCTGTGATAATATAAGAGACCCTGGTAATATGGGGACTATTATAAGGTGTGCAGCAGCAGTGGGCTGTAAAGCTCTAATTACTACACCAGGTACTGTTTATATTTCAACTATAATTCAGATGATTACACATGTGTAATCTATGTAAAGGATtatttgaatgaattaaaaatttattttagattgTGTTGATGTTTATGACTCCAAAGTTTTGAGGGCTGCGGCTGGAGCACATTTCCGAATAAAATTGGCTTTGAATGTGGATTGGGATTTGATTGCAGAAAATTTCGTCACCCAGGACGATACTGTTTTATTGGCAGATTCCTCAATTCAAGCAGCATCACCAATAGTCGATGAAAATGATCGTTTGGCCAGTAATTTATCATGGCTAGAACGAGAGCAGGGTCCGAAGTCTAAGTCTGtagaaattttgaaagaaggaAATATTCAATATCGCGACTCCTCCTACCTGGAGGATAAAAGTCTTCGGGTGTATAAAAAGCTGCCTCTACCTCATTCAGCTTATGACAAAATTGACCTAAATTCTGTGACATCTCTTACGTTAGTCATTGGTGGAGAAACTCATGGTTTGAGTTCTGCTGCTCACAAATTGGCGCACGAATATGGAGGTTTGAAGGTatagaaaaattacaaacaaaatGTGATCATATCTTtaacactttttaaaaatttttattcttaaggttttcattccattaGAAAACAAAGTGGACAGTTTGAATGCTGGTGTGGCCGTGGGTATTCTAGCATATGAATTCAGACGATTATTCctgcaaaaaaaagtttcagacaCACAGAAAGTGTAACCGTAATAGTTCCGCGTTTAGAAAACGAATTAAGTGAAATAAACGAAGAAAACAGATGCCTTGCTTGTTTCTCCCCTTTTAACTATTCAAACACATACATTACGAATAAAGAATTGCGTGACTACCAATAGTGCCATTAGTATACAATTATGCATGTATAGGAATATGTCGATATTATTTTATAAACTACTGGGTTTATAAAACCAAAAGTAATAGTTGCAGCCAAGTTTTATTTGTTCGAGTCATTCGATTTTTGATTTAGTTTTAAAgtgcaaagaaattttcttATCAGTTCTATTTACTCagtgatattttaaaattgaaaactgaTAAAAACATCTCGGAAGTCTaacgaacaagaacaagaagagaaaaatcctCGGAAGTAGTTGGAATTGCTTAAGTATGGTGGTGAGAAGGGGTTTTAGACTTTCAGTACCTCGCGCGCCCTCTGGATCGTCCCATATTAGTTTCATCCCTTGTGATTCTTTGGTCAGTTGCAGACAACCTCGCAGAAGTTGCGAAAGCAAGAAGACTTTTCTACGAGATTACAATCTCCCCACGcttgtttttctgttattcAGCTTTAAAATTCCGATAAATTGTTTGAAAGATGTCGTTGAGAAAGGCGGTAAGTGCTTTGTGACTgggtttgaaaaataattttaagaaaCAAGATGGTCTGTTCAGCCAAAGTATTTTTTGCACGTTGACGAACAATTATAATAACGTAGTTAATCAATATTTAATAATTATGCAAaatacttattgttttttctcaTGTAGATGGCAACTGCCAAAGCTACAGCTGCTGCTgaatcgaaaaagaagaaaccagtaGTCAAGTCGAAACCAAAGATAAAGGAAGAAATCACAATTTCATCTGATGaaagtgatttcgatgatgaagatgatccAGATTGTGTTGAAGTTCCAGGTGGTGGAAGGGATTTACAAACCATGTCAAAAATTGGGATCAGCGAGCCTGGTATAAGTTTTCCATCTCAAAGTGCTTCTTTGGGCGATACATTAATACTTCCCAGCCCACCAGTGCCAGTACTAAGAGCACCAACTACCCAACAACCAGGTTACGAAGTCATTCGTATACCTCCTGGTTCTAGTCCTTTTGGACTTGGGGCTGGAATTAAACAACAAACAGCAAATGTTATGCAACAGAAAATTGGAATCATCCGATCAGGCTTGCCTGCTGGTAGTGGTGCTATAAGAGTGAACTTACCCTTACATGCAGTTCAGTCTATGCTGAAGGCAAATGCTGTTCAGGTAagaaagattttatttttgttgcaaACTTGTACAttaagtaaaattattttttggatAGAATATGCAGAGCCCTGTTAATATAGCTGGAGTTGCAGGTCGCTTGGTGCAGATGCAAATGCAGCAGAGTGCAAATCAACAATTGCTGAATGCTGCAATTCAACCAATGGCATCTGTTCAGTTAAGACCCCAGCAGCTTCAGCATCTGCAAAACTTCCAACAACTTCAACAACTACAGCAGATGCAGCAACATATACCACAGGGAAGGCAAGAAGATGCTGAAGACGAAAAcgtggaagaagaggagaataTGGGAGTAGCTGAGACCTACGCTGATTACATGCCCGCCAAAGTAAAACTTGGACGGAAACATCCCGATCCAGTCGTGGAAACTGCATCACTGGCCAGTGTTGCTCCGCCTGATGTAACTTACAAACTCAATTTGCCCGACGAAACCATCGACAGCGGATCGCTTTCTGCCCTGCAGCTGGAATCCATCACATATTCCTGTCAGCAGCATGAACGAACCTTACCCGATGGCTC
The sequence above is drawn from the Daphnia pulicaria isolate SC F1-1A chromosome 1, SC_F0-13Bv2, whole genome shotgun sequence genome and encodes:
- the LOC124313818 gene encoding 40S ribosomal protein S15-like, with amino-acid sequence MADTEDPTKKKRTFRKFTFRGVDLDQLLDMSMDQLLEMLSSRVRRRFRRGLKRKHMALLKKLRGAKKEALENEKPAVVKTHLRNMIIVPEMVGSIVGVYNGKVFNSVEVKPEMIGHHLGEFSICYKPVKHGRPGIGATHSSRFIPLK
- the LOC124313742 gene encoding uncharacterized protein LOC124313742, which translates into the protein MRFIIVDNRKFLPRDCRLTTVLGILKETAVLGRTTSWTHFGMAIVGENMFTNVLSLQDMKHLSLPGFNKAFDDTIKIINNNNAGFGSNLIEKKQKLLSNICSALQNTIKQFKELKEKKEKELLITIIAVHWEGKVEQEIDEFFHSTRDASNVQIQVLEIGNKNFLKDSVVSEKVRVHSLPIKGLDISMEAICKSWAKRRPFDLKFNFPNNGPEVVAKVEDLFVDLRPSQTDLPQNLTITAVTYPMDLCRSYAYGRCVLLSSDTNTSANSYRWEALCKLAKNKETLLIAKEINTFATYALIPCDDLRMLMQPIACVELLLPKPEPNATELISEDFEQLTKKIQSTDEYGFGPNANIIALLKGEWMKNFTSPQHEPNSKIKGNQQTKKPKNNSAQMTNTKTRSFHKHPALGMYSSK
- the LOC124313559 gene encoding nuclear cap-binding protein subunit 3-like yields the protein METENIDMMEDGEVDETNEVDFKRERKVSESIRNSFSSLDEEKLKKRAERFGIDPDSTKVAPVTKEQMKELYESLEIPDEEIKNILESDMSEPGTHVLNHRFEAIHLRGTEDMNTQNVFDYFKGYAPASIEWINDYSCNVVWLEPWQAARAILERSSRNVVVQPTKSNVEGEAMDHEESVSEPALPIPTPPGIWRLGFEYQYAKALIMRFATRADRKIKGAERLSHYYRNHGNPNYGGLAGLISSSRKRRFHGKPDPTEQVDSKNPWGSLAEAWGASEPAEPWEASEPAENWERRPEGKRPIGTGLPSALVRRLGHQPPRPSPSRSRDTESDASDSWDTTDSESGSCSSQSSNQEVGRSKKKRIRMRMYADEEEERSRRKNLHARLADPHPEKNGLSGKARTSRPVHTRLGPNVDVLPAAMPISTRSDLRQRLGSSAPKSPVDSVLLRGTLISADQEGPHLENAKIDLRSKLQSRLGSK
- the LOC124313789 gene encoding glyoxalase domain-containing protein 4-like codes for the protein MSGRRALHFVFKVGNRTQTIKFYKDVLGMKILRHEEFEEGCKAACNGPYDGKWSKTMIGYGPEDNHFVCELTYNYGLSSYKLGNDFVGLTIKSSQVLQNAEALGWPIHDKDLEAPYLEAPGGYKFYIVDELQPTDTDPVQKVTLAISKKDQSLTYWTELLKLKLYEQSEKQALLGYADDQAKLELKFIGEKVEHCKAFGRIAFSCPSSQLKSIESEVKAADGTILTPFVSLDTPGKATVQVVILADPDGHEICFVGDEGFRELSRMDPAADGLLSDALAADHSDEWFTKKGLSKAEA
- the LOC124313569 gene encoding rRNA methyltransferase 3, mitochondrial-like; the encoded protein is MACVSRGLCISKISIWFMKVNVRGFARYVHRNPIKIFSLEEAKKLSNNPSLIFEDSLSDVPPPSKKEQARPKNFAAEHPSRTADKYDKKKDAVLIEKSALNISKPHVIDVKKKHETNNANQHVKDQITITACGESVVQDIVTDKQTSERKLSSVIQTVKSSRARKASGKILLEGERLIADAMNAGAHAETIFFSDTKLLTTLPLKKYPSIQLYQVQYGKIQLWSDLTTSPGIMGIFDVTKQTNSDIPHHIPLTIICDNIRDPGNMGTIIRCAAAVGCKALITTPDCVDVYDSKVLRAAAGAHFRIKLALNVDWDLIAENFVTQDDTVLLADSSIQAASPIVDENDRLASNLSWLEREQGPKSKSVEILKEGNIQYRDSSYLEDKSLRVYKKLPLPHSAYDKIDLNSVTSLTLVIGGETHGLSSAAHKLAHEYGGLKVFIPLENKVDSLNAGVAVGILAYEFRRLFLQKKVSDTQKV